In Chlorocebus sabaeus isolate Y175 chromosome 2, mChlSab1.0.hap1, whole genome shotgun sequence, the genomic stretch AAGAGCTGTGTCACGGTTTGCACATAAAGAGAAAGAGCAACTGTTCTTACCcatggaaagaaaaagggaaaaggccATCAATACTACCCTTAGGCTTGTGCAACCAAAAACTGCTAAAAATGGGGCGAAAGTATACATTCTATCATACTGATGTTTACTGAAGACTCCGCATTACAAATGCTAAGCAACATACTGTAGGGCCTTGCTACTCAGTGTGTGGTCTGCGCCCCAGAGGCTTCAGCCTCGTCCGGAAGCTAGTTAGGAACACAgtatctcaggccccaccccagacctacagaatcagaatctctaaGCGATTCGCAGGCACATCAAAGTGTGATGAGAGGCGCGGCAGAATATCTAACTACATTCTCATAACAGCACTGTGAGACAAGTACTGTTACGATCTCcatttcacaaaggaaaaaaaaacaagggtCAGATAAGCCCCTTGCCAAAGATCACAAACTCAGGAGCGGCGAGAGTCACTGAAGTTCTCACCACAGTCAGGCCTGCGAGAGGCAATCGCAACCCCGGCCAAGAGCTGAATAAGGCCTCGGTGCGTGTCAGCCTTGGGCAGGCCAGGAGGACAGGAGGCACAGGCCAAGACCCAGGACGGTCGTGAACGCGGGAAGCGGCCGCCGCCACTCACCTGATCCTCCTGAAGGTGGGCGCCGCAACACCAAACCGGGAACGCAGCGGGCGGTGGCAGCGGCGGCGACACAGACACTCTCTCCTCTAGCGACTCCAAGCCTCACAACCCCACTTCCGGCCAACTGCCCGCTACTTCCGCCTGCTGCGCGAGTAACGGATGCGGCCGAGGCTCAAAAGACTCTGTCAGCGTTTCCCAAGGACATTTTCCACTGGAGGACGTTGTTGAGGAGACAGGGAGAGTCTAGGACCTGCAGAGGGAAAACACCTTCCTGAATGGATCGCTCTGGAAGTCATTAAGCAGCTTCgtcccggcgcggtggctcacgcctgtaatcccaatactttggaaggccaaggcggacggatcacctgaggtcaggagttcgagaccagcctggccaaggtggtgaaactgcgtctccattaaaaatgcaggccgggcgcggtggctcaagcctgtaatcccagcattttgggaggccgagacgggccgatcacgaggtcaggagatcaagaccatcctggctaacacggtgaaacccagtctctactaaaaatacaaaaaattagctgggcgtagtggcgggcgcctgtagtcccagctactcgggaggctgaggcaggagaatggcatgaacacgagaggcagagcttgcagtgagccaagatcgcaccactgcactcaagcctgggtgacagagcgagactccatcttaaaaaataaaaaatgaaaatacaaaaatacaaaaaaatacaaaaattagccgggtgtggtggcgcacgcctataatccagccTGGAGATTTCTCCGgaagcaggagagtcgcttgaaccctggaggtggaggttgcagtgagccgagatattgctactgtactccagcctgggcactctgggccacaaagcaagactccatctcaaaaaaaaaaaaaaaaaagtaagtagcTTAGACACAGGTTCGAATCTGAGGATCACCACTCAGGGTTTTATGGCCTTGGGGAAGCCACACAAATTCAttcttattatattattattatttttatagagacgggggtGGCAgtgtcttcctatgttgcccaggctagtctcaaactcctgggctcatgcagtactcccacctcagcctcccaaagtgctgggattacaggtatgagccatcacacccagctcacATAAATTCTCTAAGCCTGTACAGTGATAAAAacaatacatgtatttatttttatttttatttatttacttacttatttttgggacagagtcttaccccattgcccaggctggagtgcaatggtgcaaccatggctcactgcagcctcaacctcctgggttcaagtgatcctcctgcctcagcctcctgagtagctaagaccacaggcatgcaccaccacacctgtctaattttaaCAATGCAttgatcaggcatggtggctcacagctgtaatccctggtgtttgagaccagcctggccaacatggcgaaaccttgtctctactaaaaatacaaaaaacattagttgggtgtgggagcaggcgcctgtaaccccagctacttgggaggctaaggcaagagaatcacttgaacgcaggaggtagaggttgcagtgagctgagattgcaccactgcactccagcccaggcgacagtgagactccctctttaaaacaaaaaaaaacaatgcatGTATAATAGAGATGTATCTGTAAAGTGCTCCCAGGAAAAGAGCTAGTGACATGATGGATAGATGAGCCTGCTGAGAGAAATAGATGTGGAGCTGGAGCTTAGGGAGGCCAGAGCTATGGAGCATGAGCCAGGGCGACTCTCCACCACCCTAAGAAGGAGGGCTGGGTCCTACTGGGTACATATACTGACACAGCTGTCAGTACAGGTACCTAGACAAGAAAAAGACTCTACTAAGCCGCTACCTATCAGAAAGGCCTGGCCCCAGGCTGCCGTTCCTGAGGGCACTTGAGATATGCTGATCAGGGTCTTCATATCCTGTCAATGCGTTGGCTCTACCAGTCCACACCTCCTAATCGGGGTGAAGGAGAGCTGAGAAATCATGCTCCCTCCAGGGCACTATCCTGTTGGAAAGACAAAATCAATGTAGGGAGAACGCATCCCTGCAAGGAGGGGCAAGCCTGGCATCCCAACTCCTGATCTCTGGAGACAGCGCTGTTTGAATATCTGGAGCCCCAGACCACAGACACCACTGCTTAGGGAGGGTTCTGTCATTCAGGCCAGACCAGGGCAAACACTATTCATTGTTATGACTCTGTCCTTGCCAGTAGAACCCAAAGAAAGCAGAGGGCCTACCCCCAAGGAATGAACCATGTTTGTTCCCAGGCAGCCATGACAATCCTTTTCTCTTTGTAATGCTCAATTTCCCATTCTCCCTTGAAGTGGGAGGAGCATGTGACTCAGTTCTGGCCAACAGGACTTAAAGGGAAGGGTCCTGGGAGGGCTCTGGGAAAGCTTTTACTTTCATGATAAAGTGGGGCAACCTCAATGCCTTCATGGAGCTGTGGCAGCCACTTTGTGGTAAGGAGGGAATAACATGCTAAGGATGGGACAGTGGGAGGATGAAAATCGAGGTCCCCGATGATCCAACAACCATGACACCCACCTCCAGATTTCTTGTCAGGTTGGGGAAAAATAAACCACTCTTTGAGGTCCTTTGTGTTACTTACAACAGAATGCATTCTTGATTGTGGTGCTTTGAGAGGATGACAGAGGAATTGTAAAGGGAAGCTCTCTGCTGTGCAGCACGCTTGGGTCCCTTTTGCCTTTGGGGCTTCACCATTAATTGCAAACCTATTCCCATTCTTCACTTCTATCCATTCAACCCGCAAACATCTACCAGTTGCTGTGTGGTGGCTTAGACGACCGCAGGCTGCATCTGGCTGTCCTGCATCATCTGCTTTCTGGCTAGCAGCTTAGTGTCCAGATTCTGAGCTGGAACGAGCTTGAAACCCCTTTGACAACAGTGTGAGCTGAAGAGAAAGCCCCACTGGGCAGATACGTGGCACCACAACTCTTCCCAGGCAACGTGGCAGAGCTTGGGCTTTGGGCCAACCTCCTAGCATGGCCCAGTGAGCACCTCCAGTCTCATGCCTCCTCTGGGAAATCTGTTTACTCCAGCTTTGCCTCCATCCCCCACCCGGGCCTCACCTCCCACACCTGCAAAGACACAAACAGGCCAAAGAATACCACTCGAGAggctttttccattttatttctttgggaaaggaaaacaaaaagtcttTCCATCACATATGGtagagatatatatttatatatatttatatataatttcttttgtgGTTGGACGTCCCAAAGCTAagtctgttcatatttttttctatttttttcttactaatgccttctcttctccctgccccTGGGGCCTAGGCCCAGGTTCTAGGGCAGGTGCAGTGAGGGGTGAATGGAATGGGCAGTGGTTGCCAGGATGGCCTCCCACCCAGCTCAGAGACCTGGTGAGGACCACCCAGAAGGGCTGTGCAAAGGGTCAGAGGCCACACAGACGGGCACTCATGTTTTTGTGGGGGATGCACAGCTCATTAAACAGTCACCAGTCATGGGAGGAGGCTGGTCAGGGGCTAGGGGACTTGCTCACAGTAGTTGCCAGCTCTCTCCACCTTGACCCCAAAACTCAGtcctgggggtgggaggaagagagagtgaaaaagagagaaatacaaGGGCTGAGGGCCAAGCCTCCTCCAATTTTTATTGCTGGTGAATTAGAAATTTGCTTTTCCCTTCCTGTCTTGGGGAGATGGACTCTAAGAGGGCCCCAAGAGAAGTAGCTGACGTCGGCTGACCTAACCCCTCATGCCAGGCCTACCCTGGGTAGATGCTGAGCCACCTTAGGGCACCAGGAACCTCTCAGGTCAGCCTTGTTCTTCAAGGGCAATCACATCCAACTCTCCCCCCGCCCCCAAAACAAGGGCCTCCGGCTTAGACTTGGGCCAGTGGAGCTGGGAAGTGGGCAGTGCACCAAAAGTCAAGCAGAATTTTCTACTGGAAGAAAAGGTGAGACTTTGGGGAAGAGGCTGCCTAGGAAGATGATGTGCTGAGCATGAAAGCAGAAAGAGGCTGGGGGAATAGAGTGCGGGAAGACATCGCAGACACTCGTCTGACCTCAGAAACTGGGTGAGGAGAGTGCCTGAGAGGCAGGTAGTACTTAATAGCTGTATTGGAGCCGGACAGTGGCCCTGGGTGTGGGGTCAGCCAAGCAGATGGGGCTGTTGCCCTGCGGGATCCTGGCCAGAAGGGCGAGGGTAGAGTCGAGAAGCCATCAGGCAACCCTTTCCAAGAACAGGAGGACAGATCTTCCCTGGGTGCCGGACTTCCAGCCCCAGTCCTCCCCTcccgcaacacacacacacagggacacacactcACGACCAGGCCAGGCTCTGAGGCCTGAGCCCAAGAGATCTTGgggggaggggctgggcaggTAGCCCTCTCAACCAAAGGCAGGCCATCTGCTCCCACTTGTCCTGCCAATCTGCCCAGGGAGGGAGAGCACTGTAGGAGGGAGAGAGGTCTGGAGCCCAGGGTCTGTCAGTCTCAGCAAACCCAGTGCAGGCCCCCTCAGGCTCCTTGGCCTAGGAGGTGAGCATAGAGAGCATCACTGGACACAGGGTGGCCCAACAGTAGCAGCCCTGACCCCCAGAAGGACTGGGGCACCTTATGGCACTGCAGGCCTGCTGCCTCCATCTCCAACAAGAGGGTGCCAAGAAAGGGAGCATGACTCCCCCACCACCTAGGATTGCCCCTGCTCATCCTGCCCTCCCCCTAATCCCTCCTTTTAGGAGGGTCCAAGTGGGCTGCCACGGGGGCAGTGCTGGAGCTGGAagggcaggtggggagggaggaaccTGGTCACAGCTGCTTAGAGAACCTCTTTGGTCTGGGGATACGGGGTCTATGGGGGAGATGGAGGGTAGGGGACACTGGGGACTGTGGCCTTTTGACAGGACATTTGTCAATAGGCCGAGTGCCCAGGTCGATCAGATTTCTGTGGACTCAATGCGCTCAAGGCGGGAGGGGGTCCAGGCCTTCTTCTCCTCGCCATGCTGGGGAGTGGGCGTGCTCGCACCCCCTGCGGCCCCACGCTCCCGCAGCCGGCGCTCCAGCTGCTGGTTGCGCTGGTACATCTCCACGTAGCTCAGCTGCAGCTGCTTCTGGTACTCGAtcaccttctccttctcctccagccACACGCGGCGCTCCTCAGCGAAGCTGGCACCCTGGCGCTCCCGGGCCCGCCGCTCAGCCGCCAGCTCGGCCTGCAGCCGCCCCACCTCCCGCCGCAGGGCCCGCGTCCCGCTCTCCCCaccagcctccgcctccccgTCCACGGAAACCAAGGAGGCGGCAGCGGTCACCCCGGCCTGACGGCGCATCTTAGCCTCGTCGCTCTCGCAGGTGGCCAAAGCATCCTGTGGCTCGGCCGGGTCCACGGGGGTCAGCGCCGGCTTGAGGCAGGCAGCAGGCAGCTCGCCCTCGCCCAGCTCCAGGCTGGCCTGCTTGCTGCTGAAGGAGTCCCGCAGGCTGAGCAGCTGCTCCTCCTTCTCCCGAAGCGAGGCCCGGCCTTCCCGCAGCTGTGAGCGCAGTCCCACGATCTCACTCAACTTCTGCGACACATCCGCCTGTGAGTCCTTCAACTGCTGCTTCAGGAGGGAGATCTCACCAGCCTTCTGGCACACCTGGGCAGGAACAGGTGAGAGGAGAAGCCAGGTAAAGGCAGAGCTCTGCTCACCCCAACCCAGCTACCAGATCTGGAGCCAGGGGCACCGAGCTTCCTGGGGCTGCTGGCTCAGCCCCTCATCCGCAGCGACGCACCCAGTTACCTGCCTGAACTCAAGATGGACATGTCTCACCCAGGGGATGGCCTCCGGTCCTCACAGGCACTGCCAGTTGATTTTGTCCCCCCTGCTCCtttcaccaccccccacccccttaTGATAGTGAGGGGCAAATGCTCTGGGGTTTCCCAGAGGGACagaagggaggcagaggaggggaggCCCAGATCCCCAGCCCGCACCTCCCACTTAGTTTCCTCCATCCGGGGCAGGAAGTCTGCCTGCTCCTTCTGGCAGGCGGCCACCTTATCCTCCAGCTCTTCCCGCTGCCGCATCAGCCGGGCTGCCTCCTCCTGCAGCTGCTTCTTGTCCTGCTGCAGACGCAGCACCTGCAGCTGTAGGCCCTGCTGGGCACGCTGGGCACGGCGGGCCACCTGCTGTAGCTTCCCACTGCAGCCCTGCCGCAGCTCGGCCAGCTCCCGCTCCCACGCCTTCTGACGCTCCTCCAGTACCTGGGCCACTGCGGCCTCGCTCTGCTCCAGGCTGCGCCGCAGAGCTGCcacctcctgctccttctcccacAGGCGCTCCTCCAGCTCCTGGATGAGTGCACTGGGCGAGGGCGGTGAGCAGGCCGCGAAAGGCAGgcctccacctccaccctccccagAGCCCAGGTGGCCTGGCCGCCCCATGGATGACGATGATCCACTCTTGCTGGAGGCCCGTCCACTATCAGAGGTCCCCAGGTCCTGGTAGCCCGACCCCCCACCACTGCTGCCGCCACTACCACTACCATAGCTGGCAGTGCCAATGCGGTTAATGTGGCTGGTGGAGGCACTGAGGGGCGCCAGGTGCTGGCTATAGCTGGAGCTGTAGGTGGGCAGGCTCGTGAGGGAGTTCCGGCCTGAGTCTGAGAGGCCACTCCCACTCCCGCCCGCTGGAGTCATGGTCCGGGACTTGTCCAGTCCGCCTTTGAGGCCACCAGGGCCCTGTCGTCCCTCAGGAGTCCCATTGGTCTGCGGGGGGCACAAATTCTGCATGGAGTGGAAATTCTTGGGTACAACAGGCTTGAAGGCCGATGGCCGAACTAGTGGTTCTGAGCACTGTAGGAAAGGCAGGAAGTGGCTGGGCATCAGGATGAGGCCTTGGGCTTGGCCCAGGCTCTTCCCTCTGGCTGAGACTTGTccagccccacctcccacccctacTAGATCTCCATCCTGAGGTCCCCCATCTGGGGTTCTACCCCATGGCTCCCCAATGCCAGATCTCTGTCCTTGATCCACCCGCTAGACTTGGCCCCAGGTCCCCAGTCCATGactccccagcccagcctccaTCCTGCCCCTACAACCCAACCTCCAAGAAGGCCCACTTTGCCTTCCTCTCTAGGTTGCCTCCCACCCCCAGAAAAAGGCTGACCTGGTCTAGCTTGCCAGAGGTGGCCAGGAGCTTGGGTGGGTGGCTGGGCTCACGATATTGTGGTGGCGCTTTGTcactgccaccactgctgctgctgccaccgcTACTGCCAACCACGTTGCCACAGACATCAGTGTGGTCACTGCCCCGCAGATCGCCATTGAGGTAGAGGGAGTTGGCGAGACCCTTGTCCTCTGAGGGGTAGcggcctggcctctccctgctggCCCCACTGCCACTGCCTCGAGTGCCAGGGAAACTGCCCTGGCTGCCCCCTCCCCCTGTGCGGGTACCCACGCTCTTCATGGCAAATTCCTGGGCATGGGCCACCCCACTGCCCACGCTACCCATGGCCAGGCGGGGGTCCGGGGGTCCAAGCTCGGAGGGCCGTGGGGCAAAGGCCAGGAGAGGATCCCGCCCTGGGTCAGCGCGCACAGGCAGTGTCTCCAGCTTCGCCATGACTAAGCCAGGGGGGCACTGTGGGCACAGGTAGGAAGGCAGAAATAGGTAAGACCCTACTCCTACTCCCACCACCCCAGCCAAGTCAACCCAGCACCACTCTGCCCCTCAGTGTCCCCTTCCCTACAATAGGTACAAAAAGTCCTCAGGCATCCAAGGTGAAGGAATAGGGCTGGGATAAAAGAGAGAACTTGGGAATGGGGGTTGCCTGTTGCCCACCTGATAAAGCCCAACCCCCAGGGCTCCATGCACCTAGCCCCCAGCCGttgctcagctcagctcagcatTCCATTCCTAAAATTCTGCTTAGCCCCACCTCCGCCATGAGCTCCCCAGGCTCAGTGACCCTCTCAACTTTTTGCTGCAACCCCAGAATTTTGGGGTTCTTTATCCTGGGTCTGGGACCCTAACATCCGAACCTCATGGGCTGGGGAAATGGGGTTGGAAGGGGAGAGCAGTACCTGAATCCAACAGGGAACCAACCTCAGAAgataggggagggagagaaatacACTCCTATCCAAAAATTGAGGGTGGGGGTCCTTCCCAGCCCCCTAACCTAAGGTGTTGCAGTCAGGGCAGAAGTGGAAGCTCACTACCAGCGCAGGCTTCTCTCCTTGCCTTTCCAAAGGGTTGAGGGGCTGACGGGTCCTCAAGCCTGGGACCCTCCGAGGCCCGGTCTGCAGGGGCCATGTGCCTCACTCTCGCAGTCGGGGCTCGGCCCGAACCAGCTGCGCGGCTTTGGAGGGGCCGACTGAGCCATCCCGGACTGCAGTTTTCTCCTCTGCGAAATGGGAGGAATGAAGGACCTACCTTGCGGGGCTGCCGCGTGCCAGGCGCCCCGAGGCGGCGAGCGCCTGAGGAAACGGGAGTCTTGGGGAGGGTGGGTAGGCGGTGCGCATCTGGGTCGCGGGTGGGCGCCGCCAAGGGCACGCCCTGTCCCCCGCGGATGGACGGGGGCCGCGGCTGCAGTAGGTGGCAGGTCTGCCCGCCCCAAGGTCTTAAGACAGGGCCTCCTTCCCGGGATCAGTCCTCTGCAGAGGTCCcagggctggctgaggccgggACAGGGGACGCAGTGGCGCCAGCTGCTGGCGCTGACGGAGCCTCCCTCCCGGCCTGCGTTTCCCACAGGtgggcggggggaggggaggggctgcgCACCCTGCAGCGCCCCCAAGGATCCTGCGCTTGCCGAACCCCGCTAAGAATTCACTGCCAccaggaagacttcctggatTACTCCCCTCTCCGGCTCCCTGTGTACCTTGACCATGTTCAGCTTACCATGAAGCCCTCTGAGCCCTTCTGTGGGTGCGCGTCCCCATCCCCCAAGGCCGGCCCACAGGCGCAGTGGGAGCCAGGCCTCGGGTTACCTGTGCTCAGGGAGGCCCTGCTTCCTCGTTCCTTTGTCTCAAGTTGGCACCTGGGAACACCTGCCCCAGAGATCTGCATAATGCAGCCGGGCAGGAGCACTAGGCAGTGTCTGCCTTGGGTTAGACCCTCAAATAAGTGTGTGGGAAATGGAAGGGGGTGCCCTTCAGGCCTTTTCCCACTATACCCTGCATAAACCAGCCAGGGAGCCCTCCTTCCCTATGAAGTTAAGGGGTCCACGTGGCACCCAATGGCCCCACAGACCATCTTCTACCCAGATGCCCTATCCTTGGCCCAGACCAAGGATAGGGCATCTGGGTTCTAATGCTGTATCCTTGGCCCAGACCAAGGGAACCTGACAAAACTGTTGTCCTTCAGGAGTCTTCTGGCCCCCACACCAGGAATGAGAGCTCTAGGTTGTTGGAAAGTTCACTACCAAGCCTGTCCACTGTCTTTGTAGAATTCCATACTCAGCATCTGTTCCCACAGGTGTGGAGAAGAGCACTTTGCCACCCTACTCCCTTGGACCTGTCTGTCCCCATAAGCAAGGGCCAGGACTAGGATGAGGACAGAGAGCCAAATGAAGGGTGCAATCAGCAAGTGCACAACCCTGAGAGTGATAGCCTCCTTCCCTTTGTGCCTTGGGTCCCTCTCTGGCCTCACTCTAGTCCCTGCTCTGCCTCTACTCCCCAGCATGCTCCAGCCTGCTATGCCTCAGCTCCGCAACCCCCTCCTACCTTAAGCATGGCCCCCTTCCCTTGCCATCTCTGGGTGCAATGTGGGGAGCAGCTGAGGACTGAGAGGATGAAGGCTGAAAGGCCTGAGGCTTGGAACCAGTAGGAAAGCCTGGGCAGGGTTTGGGAAAGAACTGGCAAAATTTCATACAGATGAGGTCAGGCGGTGGGGACAAGGGAGAACTCTGGACTGGGCACCAGGGTGGGTGCGACACTCTTAACATGATAGGGTGAGACTGCTTGGGGAAAATAGTTGCTGTGGGAAATATCAGAGAAAGATACCTCTCAAGCAGTAAATGGagaccaggcaaggtggctcatgcctgtaatcccagcactttgggaggccaaggtgggcagattacttgaggccaagttcagaccagcctggccaacttggtggatccccatctctactaaaaatagaaaaattagctgggcgtggtgtgcattcctgtaatcctaggtacttgggaggctgaggcacaagaatcccttgaacccaggaggcagaggtttcagtgagctgtgattgcaccactgcactcctgcctgggtgacagagcgagactttgtcttagaaaaaaaaaaaaaagcactagatGGAGAGAAATTGACATCATCAGTTTTTAAGGGTGCTGAGGGTGGGGGCCCGCACTGGGCCGGGGAGCAAAGCCCCAGAAGTCTGGGAGGCACTCTGGGAGCAGGAAGAAGGCCAGGAGAAAGTGGGCCCTGAAGGCCAAGATTGAGGGGATTCAAGAATATGGGGACAGTTTCCAGTGTCAAAAATAACAGGGCCAGGTAACATTGGGATTGGAGAATGTGCTGCGGATTTAGGAGCCGGTCTGAAGACATCACCAACGTCTATGTCAGAATGGTTTCAGAAAAGTGGTACAagtgccagatgtggtggctcacgcttgtaatctcagcactttgggaggccaaggcaggcaaatcacttgacgtcaggagttcgagaccagcctggccaacgtggtgaaaccccgtctctactaaaaatacaaaaaattagctgggcgtggtagtgcatgcctgcaatcccggctactcaggaggttgaggtgggagaatcactggaacccaggaggcagaagttgcagtgagccgagatcatgccactgcactccagcctgggagacaaagcgagactatgtcaaaaaaaaaaaaaaaaaaaaaaaaaaataggccagggcggtggctcacgcttgtaatcctagcacttagggaggcccaAGACAGGTGAAtcccctaaggtcaggagttcgagaccagcctgaccaacagggcaaaaccctgtctctactaaaaatacaaaaaaattggctgggtatggtggcgcatgcctgtaatctcagctactcgggaggcagaggtgggagaatcgcttgaacccaggaggcggaggttgcagtgagccaagatcgcgccactgcactccagcatgggtgacagagcaagactccttctcaaacaaacaaaacagaacaaaaacgtGGTACAAAACAAAGGCAGTCCACAAGGTTAGAGGAGTGCAGAGAAAGACATGGCAGAGTTCCTGCTGAAAGAGAAGGCAGTCATTTAAGGAGGTTTGAGATTCAAGggcttttttaattttaaaattaaccatgGTAGAAACCTGAGTGTTAATATGCTGAGGGAAGGCGCCAATAGTGGGATGAAAGATCTAGGCAAGGGGAAAGCAAGGTGGCTGCACCAGAGACCTGGATCTGGGCAGGAATAAACCTCAACAGTGATCATGTTGATCTTGAGTGACAGGGTATAATGTTTGGGAAGGTGCTTTGTAAACTATAAGGGGCAATACAAACATGTAGTACTACCTTCCCTGAAATCCGGGAAAGGATAACCTGAGCATAGGTTGGGGCTGGTCATATGCCACTCTGCCCTACTGTTTCTCTAGAGTGTGTGTAGTCCCCAGCAAGTCTCAGATGCCTCGAGTCGTGGATGGAAACAAGTTTCCAGGATCATTGTCCTGAGCCTCCTTTCTCTGTGCTCTACCTGGGGAATGCTTGACTATCAACCCACAGAAGATCTCTCTGGAGCCTCACTCTCTAAAGAGCTTCTTGTCGTAATTTTAACCTGTCATGGTTAACCCCTTGCAAACATGCCCTGCCCCTTGTCTCTCCCAAGCTTTGGCTGCTGCAGCTTCTTTCCACAAAATCCCAGTAGGGCACTGGCAGGACAAGGAAGAGGATGTTTCCCTGATAAGCAGGAACTGAACCAAGAGGAAAGGTCCTAAACTGGCCCAGGTAACTGAGTATGGTCTGCAAAGGCAGCCTCCTGGCATCAGTGCACCACCCTGGGATGACAGCCTGTTGTCCGACTGCCTCGATCTCTGTCACCTCAGCCCTCAGTGCCTGGGGCATTATACACAGTATTAGCATCATGAAGGTGCCAAACGGACTCTACCTAAGAGTTACATGTATAGGTACCTCCAACCCACCCCCCAACCTGTGTCTCTCCCAAAGCTAGGAACACTTGGGGTCTCAGAGGCCCCAACCCCAGACCATTCTATCTCCTAAAAATCTCTAGCCAGCCCCTCCATCCAGCACCCCTGCTGGGGGCTCCTCAATGGACTTTCTTCTTCTGCACGCCCTCCCCCAGGCAGCTGCCAGGGAACTCCTTCTAAAGGGCAAAGCTGATCTTGCCCCTGCTCTGTCCAAATCCTTCCACGAGCAGGATCAAGTGCAGTAGACAGAGTTCTGGCAGCATCAGCTCCAAGTGTAAATCCCAGCTGGACTGATTAGCG encodes the following:
- the LZTS3 gene encoding leucine zipper putative tumor suppressor 3 isoform X1 — its product is MAPADRASEGPRLEDPSAPQPFGKCPPGLVMAKLETLPVRADPGRDPLLAFAPRPSELGPPDPRLAMGSVGSGVAHAQEFAMKSVGTRTGGGGSQGSFPGTRGSGSGASRERPGRYPSEDKGLANSLYLNGDLRGSDHTDVCGNVVGSSGGSSSSGGSDKAPPQYREPSHPPKLLATSGKLDQCSEPLVRPSAFKPVVPKNFHSMQNLCPPQTNGTPEGRQGPGGLKGGLDKSRTMTPAGGSGSGLSDSGRNSLTSLPTYSSSYSQHLAPLSASTSHINRIGTASYGSGSGGSSGGGSGYQDLGTSDSGRASSKSGSSSSMGRPGHLGSGEGGGGGLPFAACSPPSPSALIQELEERLWEKEQEVAALRRSLEQSEAAVAQVLEERQKAWERELAELRQGCSGKLQQVARRAQRAQQGLQLQVLRLQQDKKQLQEEAARLMRQREELEDKVAACQKEQADFLPRMEETKWEVCQKAGEISLLKQQLKDSQADVSQKLSEIVGLRSQLREGRASLREKEEQLLSLRDSFSSKQASLELGEGELPAACLKPALTPVDPAEPQDALATCESDEAKMRRQAGVTAAASLVSVDGEAEAGGESGTRALRREVGRLQAELAAERRARERQGASFAEERRVWLEEKEKVIEYQKQLQLSYVEMYQRNQQLERRLRERGAAGGASTPTPQHGEEKKAWTPSRLERIESTEI
- the LZTS3 gene encoding leucine zipper putative tumor suppressor 3 isoform X3; the encoded protein is MAKLETLPVRADPGRDPLLAFAPRPSELGPPDPRLAMGSVGSGVAHAQEFAMKSVGTRTGGGGSQGSFPGTRGSGSGASRERPGRYPSEDKGLANSLYLNGDLRGSDHTDVCGNVVGSSGGSSSSGGSDKAPPQYREPSHPPKLLATSGKLDQCSEPLVRPSAFKPVVPKNFHSMQNLCPPQTNGTPEGRQGPGGLKGGLDKSRTMTPAGGSGSGLSDSGRNSLTSLPTYSSSYSQHLAPLSASTSHINRIGTASYGSGSGGSSGGGSGYQDLGTSDSGRASSKSGSSSSMGRPGHLGSGEGGGGGLPFAACSPPSPSALIQELEERLWEKEQEVAALRRSLEQSEAAVAQVLEERQKAWERELAELRQGCSGKLQQVARRAQRAQQGLQLQVLRLQQDKKQLQEEAARLMRQREELEDKVAACQKEQADFLPRMEETKWEVCQKAGEISLLKQQLKDSQADVSQKLSEIVGLRSQLREGRASLREKEEQLLSLRDSFSSKQASLELGEGELPAACLKPALTPVDPAEPQDALATCESDEAKMRRQAGVTAAASLVSVDGEAEAGGESGTRALRREVGRLQAELAAERRARERQGASFAEERRVWLEEKEKVIEYQKQLQLSYVEMYQRNQQLERRLRERGAAGGASTPTPQHGEEKKAWTPSRLERIESTEI
- the LZTS3 gene encoding leucine zipper putative tumor suppressor 3 isoform X2 — translated: MAPADRASEGPRLEDPSAPQPFGKCPPGLVMAKLETLPVRADPGRDPLLAFAPRPSELGPPDPRLAMGSVGSGVAHAQEFAMKSVGTRTGGGGSQGSFPGTRGSGSGASRERPGRYPSEDKGLANSLYLNGDLRGSDHTDVCGNVVGSSGGSSSSGGSDKAPPQYREPSHPPKLLATSGKLDQCSEPLVRPSAFKPVVPKNFHSMQNLCPPQTNGTPEGRQGPGGLKGGLDKSRTMTPAGGSGSGLSDSGRNSLTSLPTYSSSYSQHLAPLSASTSHINRIGTASYGSGSGGSSGGGSGYQDLGTSDSGRASSKSGSSSSMGRPGHLGSGEGGGGGLPFAACSPPSPSALIQELEERLWEKEQEVAALRRSLEQSEAAVAQVLEERQKAWERELAELRQGCSGKLQQVARRAQRAQQGLQLQVLRLQQDKKQLQEEAARLMRQREELEDKVCQKAGEISLLKQQLKDSQADVSQKLSEIVGLRSQLREGRASLREKEEQLLSLRDSFSSKQASLELGEGELPAACLKPALTPVDPAEPQDALATCESDEAKMRRQAGVTAAASLVSVDGEAEAGGESGTRALRREVGRLQAELAAERRARERQGASFAEERRVWLEEKEKVIEYQKQLQLSYVEMYQRNQQLERRLRERGAAGGASTPTPQHGEEKKAWTPSRLERIESTEI